Sequence from the Candidatus Wallbacteria bacterium genome:
TGGAACTGTGATTTCGAGATTCTGATCAATGAATTCATCAGAAAAAACAACCTTTCCATGAAGATAATCCCGATCCTCTCTACGATCAATGTTTTTCTCTACGCTGGAATTGATTCAGTGAATGCCCTTTCCTACAATGAATATCATCAGATCATCAATTCCGGTTTCGAACCTGCGGCTCTTACTGTTTTTGATTTCAATGAATTCGGACTGGATTTTCCTGAAGACGGGATTTACTGCCTGAAAAAGACCTTTGATCAAAGTTCGGAAGTCTGTACCGGATTCGCGAAAGCCTCTATTGAGGGCTGGCTTTATGCATTCGAACATCCGAAGCAGGCGGTTGATATCTGCCTGAAATACATTGAGAACATGAAGGGACCCCGCCAGCCCTCCAGCCAAGCCCAGCAAGCCTGGATGCTGCAAAAGCTCAAAGATCTGATACTTGTCAAGGACAGGTCTATGGGTAACCTTTCTGCGGAAAAATATCATCAACTGGGACTGATCATGCTTGAGCAAAAGGCGATCAATGCAATTCCTCAGTTCGAGGACTTTTATAAAGGAACCATTGATGCTCAGAAGTAAAGGCCTGGCTTTTAAACTCAGCTTCTGGCTCCTGACCGGCTGCCTGCTGCTTTTTTTTCTGCTTTTCTGGTGCAACAGCTATATCTCAGAGAAACTGATCATTAAATACATGAGGGAGAACGCCGGTAAACTTGCTGATTCGGTGTCGTTCCAGATTGAAGGGATACTGAATCCTCTGGCCAGGATTTCTGAAAACCTGGCTGTTTTTCTGGAAAATTCCGAATTGTCTGAAGATGAATTAAAGTCGATCATGAAGGAACTGCTTTCAACCAATGGTGATATCAACGGCCTCTGTGCCATGTTCGAGCCAGGGATGTTCAAAAGTGTTGTTCCCGGTTTTGCGCCTTATTTTTTC
This genomic interval carries:
- a CDS encoding ABC transporter substrate-binding protein — protein: MAADPIKVSFQPQWYHQAQFAGYYVAKDTGIYEKYGLDVDILEGSPISNVSKSLQSGEVVFATQTLTTGIREKASGRDIVCLSQILQKSSLLILSKKSNGIGKVSDLNGRSLGVWNCDFEILINEFIRKNNLSMKIIPILSTINVFLYAGIDSVNALSYNEYHQIINSGFEPAALTVFDFNEFGLDFPEDGIYCLKKTFDQSSEVCTGFAKASIEGWLYAFEHPKQAVDICLKYIENMKGPRQPSSQAQQAWMLQKLKDLILVKDRSMGNLSAEKYHQLGLIMLEQKAINAIPQFEDFYKGTIDAQK